The following proteins are co-located in the Carassius gibelio isolate Cgi1373 ecotype wild population from Czech Republic chromosome A21, carGib1.2-hapl.c, whole genome shotgun sequence genome:
- the LOC127942105 gene encoding junctional adhesion molecule 3B, translating into MYRQTEHFIDSKMALTPLACVLLLLSMQCYINTFAVILKTRNPKPWVNEFDSVELSCMIESISTPNPRIEWKKIKMGEPSYVYFDKEIAGDLEKRASIRESATLVILNATRADSADYRCEVTAPNDQKSFDEILISLTVRVKPVVPRCSVPKSVPVGKPAELHCLEDEGYPKSHYQWFRNKEEIPEDPKSSPKFFNSTYTLSREMGTLKFSAVKKEDAGEYYCRARNEAGISECGPQMMEVYDINIAGIILGVVVVVTVLLCITMGIFCAYKRGYFTSQKQTGKNYKAPEKGDGVDYVRTEDEGDFRHKSSFVI; encoded by the exons GCTACATCAACACCTTTGCAGTCATCCTTAAGACAAGGAATCCTAAACCATGGGTCAATGAGTTTGATT CGGTCGAGCTGTCCTGCATGATAGAGTCAATCTCCACTCCTAATCCCAGAATAGAATGGAAGAAGATTAAGATGGGAGAGCCCAGTTATGTATACTTTGATAAAGAAATAGCAG gtGACTTGGAAAAGAGAGCGAGTATTCGAGAATCTGCGACCTTGGTCATTCTTAACGCAACAAGAGCCGACTCTGCTGATTACCGCTGTGAAGTCACTGCCCCAAATGACCAGAAATCCTTCGATGAGATTTTAATATCACTCACTGTAAGAG TGAAGCCTGTCGTGCCCAGATGCTCCGTACCTAAGTCCGTCCCGGTAGGCAAACCAGCAGAGCTGCATTGCTTGGAGGACGAGGGCTACCCGAAATCCCATTACCAGTGGTTCCGCAACAAGGAGGAAATCCCAGAGGATCCTAAGAGCAGCCCAAAGTTCTTCAATTCCACTTACACCCTGAGCAGAGAGATGGGCACTCTG AAATTCAGTGCGGTCAAGAAGGAGGACGCTGGAGAATACTACTGCAGAGCCAGGAACGAGGCCGGGATCTCAGAATGTGGACCACAGATGATGGAAGTTT atgaCATCAACATTGCTGGAATCATCCTGGGTGTAGTGGTCGTGGTGACTGTCCTTCTGTGTATAACAATGGGCATCTTCTGTGCCTATAAACGTGGCTACTTCACCAGCCAGAAGCAGACGGGGAAGAA TTACAAAGCTCCAGAAAAAGGAGATGGAGTGGACTATGTCAGAACAGAGGATGAG GGGGATTTCCGACACAAATCCTCATTTGTCATCTGA
- the LOC127941324 gene encoding E3 ubiquitin-protein ligase rififylin-like — MDCKNSFCSLCSVQMDLRPRMCHTCQRLHGTFFERAELIRLKVKDLRDYLHLHETPTQMCREKEELVELVLAQQTPRGSGGAESHSQPSVPPLPSLPLAESEALTEEDEEGEEEDEEDEEGEEDDEDDEEESTDSEETLVLSRRASLSDLSRVEDIEGLSVRQLKEILARNFVNYQGCCEKWELMEKVTLLFNDQKDLHNLVSNTKTEAADPAEPSGQEENLCKICMDSPIDCVLLECGHMVTCSKCGKRMNECPICRQYVVRAVHVFRS, encoded by the exons ATGGACTGCAAAAACAGCTTCTGCAGCCTCTGCTCGGTGCAGATGGACCTCCGGCCGCGGATGTGCCACACCTGTCAGCGGCTCCACGGCACCTTCTTTGAACGGGCCGAGTTGATCAGGCTGAAGGTGAAGGACCTCCGTGACTATCTCCACCTGCACGAAACCCCCACGCAGATGTGCCGAGAGAAGGAGGAGCTGGTGGAGCTGGTGCTGGCTCAACAAACTCCCCGAGGCAGCGGCGGTGCCGAATCCCATTCACAGCCGTCTGTGCCTCCTCTGCCTTCCCTTCCTCTTGCAGAATCTGAAGCCCtcacagaggaggatgaagagggtgAAGAGGAGGACGAAGAAGATGAGGAGGGCGAagaagatgatgaggatgatgaggaagaG TCCACAGACAGTGAGGAGACGCTGGTGCTCAGCAGAAGAGCCTCTCTGTCTGACCTGAGCAGGGTGGAGGACATCGAAGGCCTCAGCGTGCGGCAGCTGAAGGAGATTCTGGCACGTAACTTTGTGAACTACCAGGGCTGCTGTGAGAAATGGGAACTAATGGAGAAGGTCACCCTCCTCTTTAATGATCAGAAAGACCTTCACAACCTGG TTTCAAATACAAAAACAGAAGCAG CTGATCCTGCTGAGCCCAGCGGCCAGGAGGAGAACCTGTGCAAGATCTGCATGGACTCCCCCATTGACTGCGTTCTGCTGGAGTGCGGCCACATGGTCACATGCAGCAAGTGCGGGAAACGCATGAACGAGTGTCCCATCTGCCGACAGTACGTGGTTCGAGCAGTGCATGTCTTCAGATCGTGA